tttcaggacaagaatttaccataagACACTCCTTTTATATAAATtccgcccccccccccttttttcccctttttttcccgaagatgataaccattcttttccaaagtgaacctttttttatgtctgtggactagactgtctaaggccacaagaatataagttactataatacatgttacattgttaacttttagcaaactttacttttgttgaaaaccttgtaagtttgggattttaattatccTTTGCTATTCATAAGACCTTGTTTTGTCCAAATTAGAATTGGTAtgatggcttttaaaggaatagggtactttttttttcttttttcttaactacttctctccttctttctctctttgactttccttttgcctctgtctcttcctctctctttttgcctctttctctctccctctctctctctctccttgactccctctttgtctgtctcttcctctctctgtctttgcctctttcccactctttcctttctctctctctgctggtctttccttgcctctgccagccgcttacgctgctgttctctcaaccactgtgCGTTGGGGGCAGGggtctaaaaccagctgtaaccaagtgtctatgtACAAGAACTGGTCTGGGTTCCCTGGCTTACATGTTACCTTGTGCTATACCTTTGAAACATgggacctgtccaggcttccttctaatggcaaacctacctctaatgctggccagtctatcttacacaaagttttaagtgttcctggtgtcatagtactctatagtctcccttaaatcctttttttttttttgaaatttttcaacatagttcctagtggagtgggcttactttgtgccttACCCATGTTTCCTCTAGACAAAACACCATGCTaacaccacacgcacaccacaaaagaacgggtaaaaagggcacacacacacttttgtagtttacaccaaaccaaaataaaaaccaaaatcagagtatccaggaatccaagccaggtcaaaacgaACACCAAAATatcaactcaaaaacaaaaaccaaagtgccggtacagGCACACCGTGGGTGATCAGCCCACGCTTCCCCTCAAATAGAGTGGACAAGTTCCCAAGACCGGTCCTGTCAAGCAACTCAAaccaaatcaaaatcaaaaccaaagtgccaataaaggcacgccatgggtgatcaggccacgcttccactcaaaggGAGTGGGCAAGTTTCAAAGACTAGTCTCACCAAATTttagatgtccagactccaagtgccTGTTCCTTTctggtgttcagccactgtgttgaTCCTCCACGGGagcctgccacacactgctctggcgaAGCGTACCACCAGGGCAAATGCCTACCCGGGAGCGCTCTCAGCTCTCCGGCTGGTTGGAGTCCCCCCgcagggatgttccacagggcaggcttaagcCGCCTAAGGAGCTGCCTTGACCATCCACCATTCACCTCGCTTCCCGGTCAGGGAACCGAGAAATGTAACAGGACGagcggcagacaaaactcctcagacaccgagttaaaaaAGGAAAGGGTTTATTCGCCCAGGGGCATCAGtaagacttctgtctcaagagccaagctctcggagtgagcaattcctgtcccttttaagggctcacaactctaagggggtgcacgtgagagggtcgtgattgattaagcaagcagggggtatgtgactgggggctgcattcACTGGTAATTAAAtgggaacaaaacaagatagggattttcacagtgtattcctatacaatgtctgtaatctatagataacaaaATCAATTAGGTCAGTGGTCAATCTTTACCAGGCTCAGGGTGCTGCACCGGGCTGGCTGCCTGTggatttctttctgccttttagtttttacttctttctttggaggcagaaattgggcatcaGACGATATGAGGGGTAGTCTCCtcccttaatcccagctactcgggaggctgaggcagcagaatcgcttgaactcgggaggcggaggtcgcagagAGCCGAGaccacatcattgcactccagcctgggcgacagagtgagaatccatctcaaaaaaaaaaaaaaaaaaaattgcttggcAGAAAGATCTGTATCACTTAAAATTCCCTCCAAAAATGAAGGGTAGCCATGTCCCTCATCGCGGGTCACCTGGGTGAAATTACTAATCTGTAAATGTTAAGTTTCGCCAATCTTCTtagtgtttcaattttttttttttttgagacggagtctcgcgctgtcacccaggctggagtgcagtggccggatctcagctcactgcaagctccgcctcccgggttcacgccattctcctgcctccgcctcccgagtagctgggactacaggcgtccgccacctcggccggctagttttttgtattttttagtagagacggggtttcaccgtgttaaccaggatggtcttgatctcctgacctcgtgatccgcccgtctcggcctcccaaagtgctgggattacaggcttgaggcaccgcgcccggccagtgtttCAATTTGAAGAGTCATGTTGTGAAATGCCAATCTTAGTCcaccttttaaaaaactttgcaGGGGTTCTCCACGGCCCTCAGAATAAAGTCCAGATTCCTTTGCAGAACAGGATCTTGGAGATTCCCTGCTCCAGGAAACTTCAGGGGCTTCTCTCCTGGGGACTGTTCCCTGGTTTTGGGAGCGCCCGGGCAATCGCGAGCCAGGGCAGCGTCTCGCTCAACTCGGACCCAGGCCTGGGGCTCCACTGACTCCGACGGAGCTGGGCTGCTGCGGGAGTGGAGCCCTGAAAGACCAGAAGGGGCTTTCACTTCGCTCCTGGGCTTCCCGAGTTCCAGGCTCGGGTTAGCCAGGCGCAGGCAGGCGAGCGGGCCCGGCTCCCCACAGGTTGAGGCCGGCGCCCGTGCTCCTTTCAGCTCGGCCTCTCTACCCCTACATAGGTGCTCCATGTGCTTCATTTCCAAAATTTTCAGCGACACTCCGCGGGAGACCCTCCCGCCTGGTCACATGCCCGAACGAAAACAAACCGGGTCGTGTCTGTGCCTGACGGCTGGGAACCAAAGCTATTTCCACAGAAAATGCCCACGGCGACCCACGCACGGCCGCCCAGCCATGAGTTATAGCCCCGCCAGTGCCTGAGACGCCAGGAGGAGGGGATGAGTTGCCCTTTAAAGGCGTAGCGACGAGAATAAGCCCCCATCCGCGGCAATTGGAGGCTGAACAATAGTGCCGCGGCTCGAGACGTGGTGCGAGGGCCCAAACTACACTGGAGCACGCGCGGACCACCGTGCCTCAGCCGCCACAAAGGGAGCCTCGCCACACGCCCGCGGCCGCCTCGCAGCACCCGCCCGGAAGCGCCTGGCGGAAGGGCGCGCTCCCAGGCGCTTCCACTGGCTACCTTCCGGCGGGAGCCCGCAGGCGGCGCAGGAGCGACTTTCCTTCCCGTGCCCCACAGCAGTGCTGAGTAATGGTGAGGGCAGCAAGGCCCTTGGCCGtcgtatgtaaaaaaaaaaaaagttgtaataaaaacaaaaccacccgGGAAACTTTGCCACTTAGTTCCCCACAGGTACCAAACTGTGCAGAAAAGGCGGTGTGCACGCCTCAGAGCCGGGACCCAGCAagtcagagaaagaaaggaaagagagcagAAGCCGCAGCCTGCATAACCTCACAACCGCCCAGAGGGCACGGTCGCCCTGGGGCTCGGTCTCTTCCGAGCAGCGTAACCTCCGTGTCTATCAACTCCTTCCGGCATTGCGATTGGCCACAGGCTGTCTTGGCCTCTCGGGCGCCCGCCTCCTAGTTGCTAGGGGTTTACTTCCCCAAAGTACACGGGCCCCACCTTGTGGCGCAACCGCTCCTGCATGGAAAACGGATCTCCGCCCAGGGGAAGACGTGTTAACGAATAAGAGCAGCTCCGCATATTTATTGGCTACTCTGGGTATCAGTCAAAGAACTGCTCACCCGCCTTTCTATTGTACTTTTCGGTTATTGGTCTCTCTTAGTGCCGATCTGTTACTAGGGAAACGAGATCCTCACAGTCTCATAGGCATGAGTCAAAGCCAATCAAGAGCCACGCCTTCATCCCCAGTAAGTGCCCAATTGCTGTTCGAAGAGCCCGGAGGACGCGGTCGGGATTGGTCATCCCGTCGCCCGACCTGGCCGCAACAAGTTAGGGTGAGTGGCAGCTATATAGACCGGCGGCGGAGCACGCGTGTGTGCGGACGCAGTTGCGTGAGGGGTTTCTGTTATCCTTGGTGCTGTGGAGCAGAGCTAGTTCCTCTCCAGCTCAATCAGGTAGGTATGCAGGGGTGTGGGCGGGGCAGGGCAGCCAGAGGACTAAGCTGAGCCGCGGCAATTGTGAGAGGGAGAAGTCTGAGTGGCGCTCGCGGCGGCCGCGCCAGGCgcgtcccccacccccaccccagccccaacGGCCGCAGGCGCGCGCGGCGGACGGACGGGAGCGCGGCGGCTCCccgctccccctcccctcccgACTGGGGCGCGTGGCCGTGTCCGCCGCGTGCGCGTGCTGCGTTCAACGGCCACGCGGGGCGGGAGTGAGTCGCGGCCGCCGCCCGGGCCCCAGGGCGGCCTCGAGGACTAGGGGCTCTGCGCCCAGCGTTTCCCGCCCGCCACCCACTCCGCCACGCGCCTGCGGAGTCTTTTCGTCCCCTGGCCAAGAGATCCAGTCGGTTCGGACCAGAGGGAAGCTTTCGTTTAAGGGTGGGTGCAGCACTAAAGTCTAGAGTCTTGTGGTCCGCGCGCCGCAGAAGTGCCTTCAGTTTTGCAGGGAGGAAAGGGAGCAGCGAGTGCACGGAGTGATAGTAACAACCAGTGTTCTTTCCACGCTCTCGCTATGTGCCCGGCACTGTGCGGAGCCGCTTTTCTGCCTTTGATTTGATTGTCGCAGTGAACCGGCGAGGTGGGTACGGCTGTCCTCCTTCCGTAGCGGCCCAAGGCAAGGGTCTGGAGAGCGGGGTCACAGGCACGCACGGGAAGGGCGGGGATTTGCTGACGCCGGGCCCTCTGACTCCGAGTCCCCCGCTTCCCAAGCCTGTTTTATTCTTTGCCCCCAGAGCACTTGTCCCTCGGGACAGCATCAGCCTCAAAAGGCCACCTGCCGAGCAGGCTGCAGCGGCATTTGTACTTGGGCTAGTTCTGGGCTTCCAGGGAGACAAGGGTTGGTAGTGGGAATGTGACAAAGGAAAAGGGTTTGGGCTGCTTTTCTACGTGTATTCGTACAGGCCGTGGGTAGATGTGCCGCCACAGTAACTTCTGGAAAAAAGTAGGGAAAACGATGAGTAAGTGCAAATGAACATCGACTGTGTTCCTCATCGGGTTTGAAACTCAGATTGGTGATGGGAAATTCCCGCCAGCGGGAAGTTAGGCTCCGGTTTTAGacgtagattttttttttctctctattttttttttttaattggaggaGGCTTTTGGAGAAAGACCTTGAGAAGATTAACTTTATAGTTGAAGGAAGTGAGGTGCAAAGCAACGAGTTTCAGATCTCACTAGCATCTGTGGGTTAAAATACGGAATTGGAATGGAAAGGATGGCGCCCAGTTACGATATACATTTGATCTCTGTGGCGCGTGTCACCCTGGCCGAATTACTGGTGTTGGAGATGTCTTGGAAAAAACAACTGTGACAGTCGAGATCAGTGGATGAAAGTTTGTGTACACACTCCGTTTATTTAGCATTTACTCTGCTGGGTTCCTGTGTATATGCAGAAACAGGATGCTTTTCTTCAGACACTTGAGATTATATTTTTCTAGTAGAGTTACCATATTTTAGGTTATTTAAAAGCCAGCATACTCCTTGGCTTAGTGAAATAAATCTTCCTATGTTATAGAAACGCTTCTATAAACATAAACGTTTCTATAAACATGTTCTAGAAACTCTTTCTAGAGAAGCTGTTATGCGTTATAATGTAACAATGTTCCAAGTAACATTTACTTGGAACTTTCCTGGTGTAGCAATTCCGGTTACCTGCCCTTACGGACTGGTTAACTATtgaattagcatttttttttttttttttttttttttttttttaacaagactTTTATTTGTACAAAGCATTACAATCTTCTCAGCATTCTTCACTCACAAACTTTTCACTGTATTTAACAAGTTAACAGTGTCAAACTACGTCACTACCTGTCAAACCCCAAGCGCTCAACTTAGAAACAAAAAGTGCTTGGAGCACtgaatggaaacagaaaaaaactaagaaaggCCAACAGAGATATTTTAGAAGCAGTTAAAGAGGATGGTTTAGGGACAGTTAGATTCCTGAGCACCATCAGATTTCCCTTAAGGTTCAGAGGGgcttcacaaaataatttttagaagacatgagacaaaattagccaggcttggtggcagcaTCTGTAGctccagatactcagaaggctcaggtgggaggatcacttgagtccaggatttcaaggatgcaatgagctatgatcataccactgcactccagcctgggccacagagagaccccatttcttaaaaacaaaacaaaacatgagatTAGAACTAAGGAAACAAGAGATCAGAGAAACTCACACTTTGGAGTATTAAGCAGGTAATCAAAGCTTCCAGACTGACAGAAgtgagaaaaggagggagaggagaaagtggGATGGGGGACAGAGGAGAGGCAGAGGAAAGGAAGCAGGAGGCACAGAGGGAGAAAGCTGTGCCTACAGGAAATAAAGTTCGGAACTCATGAATTGAAGAATGAAAAGCTATAGTCACAAGTCTGGGAGATGGACTTCAAGAAGAGAAAGCCTGGGGTTTTACACCTTCCAGGAGGTGATGACAAATCCTAAAGCTGTATAGTGGCAGAGAGTAAGGTACACCTGACACTATGCCATCTGTTTCTGTAAAAGTAAGACACTAGCACCCTTGCTTGACTAATACCATTCTACACTGCTGATTTAAGAGTATCTGTGATCAGATTACCAGTACACCAGCAGGTCAATCATCTGCAGGCAATATAGAAAGGTTTTGAGCCAAGCGGgtctatgaaaaacaaaacccagttaATGCTCCTGTCAAGTGAAGAGACAGATTTTGTTATTCTCCCACAGCATTTTAGTACTTTCCTAAAGCTTACTCATTCTGAGCAGTCTTAGTAAGCTACTGTCAAAGACTGTGCAATCAAACATAGGCGACCATAAGCAAAGCCCCAATTTTTCCTGAGCCCTGGCTGCTTCTGTGATCTGGAACACAGCAGGCAGCATGGAAGTTATTATTACTTATTTGGGGGAATAGGGAAGACTGCAGATCAAAAACCATCTAACCATACATTTAAGTAACCAAAAGCGATCAACTGACTAATTTAGCCGCTCAGAATCCCTCTTGTCAAAAAGTCATAATCTTCAGATTGATGAAGGAAAACAGGATTCTGCTACTCAGATGCTTTCAGTTTGGTGAGTGCTGGTTTTGATGGTATTTCTAGTCAGTTTTTATTCTGATCTTTTCAGGCACTTTTGCCTGAGACTACTCTGCCCAGCATGGAAAAGCTTCACAGAAACACGTAGCACGTCTCATCTCAAGTGGTACCTTCCAAGCTGCTACAGTCTCCCACCCTATTCAATTGTCTACTTCTTCCTCTTCATTCTGTTCTTCTTCTTCCAGCCTTTCTTCATCTTCGTCATTGTCCTCATCCCTGCTCTTGTCTTGCTCTTCTGAGtctgtttttttgtctttgtccTTCTTCTTTTGCTCTGAGGCCTCCTTCTTGCCTTTCTGCTCCCGCCTATACGCTTCCAGAGCTTCCTTTAATGGGGTAACGAACcgctgaaactccatctcttccATGGCTGAGAGCACATCACTGGCATTCAGCGTCTTGCGCTTTCCTTTCATAGCAAAATTGTTGGCACAGGATGTGGCGTACAGCACGAAGACGCTGGCGGCGCGGGAGATGGCGCTCCGGGCCTCCTTGGAGATGTTGACACCGTCCGGGAGCGCCTCCTTGATGATCCTGGTGATGACGGCGTTGGGCAGGTTTAGGTCCTCGGGCCTCTCCGCCATTGCCGCCGCCGGGGCTGAGCCTCCCTTTCGCCTCCGCTACAGGCAGCTACTGCGTCCGGACTTCCCGCGTCGCTACGGTCTGTGAATTAGCATTTTAACTTAGACTTAAAGACGAGCAATTTAAGTtgtcaaatggaaaaacactagAATGATCTGCATTTAAACTGTTAAAGCTTgagtccagctaattttattacAGCTTGAGgcaaaatagaatgaaattaCCTTACGCATTATTGAGGGAAAATTTTGTTAgtttctacttaaaatattaaaaaaaaaatacagttcttGGCCTCAGGCAAATGGTTATCACTTGGGCAGGAATATGCAAATTACGTGATTATTTCACAGACCGGTGCTCCAGCTGATCACTTGTGCATTCCTTTATCAGGAACTAGTGAGTTGAAGCAAATTGTGGTAATGTAAGGCTTGGCACGGCCGCCCTACATCCCTACCATTGGAGCTGCTTACCGGTAGAAAAGTCTAGCTTTTGTACCTCTTACAGGTAGAAAAGTAGACAGTTCTTTGTTTAACTCAGTTTGCTGTTCTCAGCTGACAGTCCACCAGGGAACATTAGGAGATTTTGGTTATGTTGGTTTGTGACCTACTTAGAGcagtttttcttttgtaacttatggtttttcttttttttccccactcgTTCTAGTATTTTGCATAGAAAGTGAACGGCAGAAGGCAGTTTTAAGTTTTTGTAAAAGTTTGTGAATTTTATATCGTCCTTAGGACTGATGGGGTTAgtgttaaaagacaaaatttaacataaagCTTACATTTGTGACTAAAGccaattttacaattttttatttttgtcagtctGATAAAAGTACCCACTTGGTCTTTTAACAGtttgcaaattgatttttttttgtttcagaattCAAATAGGCATTGTATGTTGTTTGTTTAATTATATTGTGCTTTGGCTTCCTTGGACAAAACTATTACTGACTTTAGGAAGAAGAATGAATAATTGTGGAAGTAGGTaggtcacaaaaaaaaaaaaaaaaaaaagaaaaagaaaggaagcctCGTCCGCCCCCCCAGTAATTTGTCCACACCAAGTGGGAAAAACCTTTGGTAGTGCAGTACTGCCCTTCCAAGCCCTGGAGTTAAATTTAGATTCAGCAACTGTTATCTTACATGTAGTTGGTGATCACAATGTGGTGGCAAACTAGGTTTATAATTTTACATCTCAGAAATCagctatttacttttttttttttttttttttttgagtattcTTGGACATCCTGTCTGTCTTTAGTTGGGAAGGCCAAATTGCAAACCAGGTGATAAGGTTAAGAGTAGGAATAATTCATCCACATGAATAATGTCTTAACACATGAATAGTGTCTTAATATTCTGTCTTACAAGGTGGAAAGCAATTTCAAAAAAATTGCCCTCACAGCCTGTAGCTTAGTAAATAAGGTCTTCAGGCGACTTTGTGATAGAGTCCCTCTTCTGTCAGATGGCCAGTCTGTCATGTAATACGTTTTTGGTA
The Macaca mulatta isolate MMU2019108-1 chromosome 6, T2T-MMU8v2.0, whole genome shotgun sequence DNA segment above includes these coding regions:
- the LOC705074 gene encoding DNA polymerase epsilon subunit 3; protein product: MAERPEDLNLPNAVITRIIKEALPDGVNISKEARSAISRAASVFVLYATSCANNFAMKGKRKTLNASDVLSAMEEMEFQRFVTPLKEALEAYRREQKGKKEASEQKKKDKDKKTDSEEQDKSRDEDNDEDEERLEEEEQNEEEEVDN